From the Halocalculus aciditolerans genome, the window TGATTGTCAGGCGCATTCTGATCACCGTGCTGTGCACCATGTTGGCCGGTTTCGTTGTCGTTATTACCTGTGTCGTTTCCAGAATCCTTCTCGGACTCGTGCTGTGCCTCTGAGGATGTGGTCGTCGTACTGTTCGACCCGGTTGCCGCTGCTAAGCCGACGCTTCCGAGGCCCGCACCGAGGGCACCGATGAGCGTTCGACGGCTGATGTCCATGTTGGAATGCCTCCATCACCACATCTCTTGTGTAATGTAATAGACTGTTTGGTAGGGCAGACTAACAGTGGTACATGCCTCTAACTGTAATCTTCCTTGTATCGAACGCTGAAACCTAGCCGGTCGCGTGACCAATATGTACCCGCCACCTCTCAATCCCTGAATCGGAAGTTCAGAGGCTCTGAAGATAGATTAATCATCAGCCGTGTAGGCGCCGCTGCGGTGTTCGATTCGGTGGACTTCGAGTATGAGTGCGTCGTGATCGAGGACGCACGCGAGTCGGTACTGCCCGACGCGTAACTTCTCGAACGGGCCACCAGTGAGCGGTTCGAGATAATCCCCGGGATCACGCCAGGGATCGTCGATGATCTCGTCGAGTTTGGAGACGATGCGGTCCTGAACGTGGTGTTCGAGGTTGTCGAACTGCTTGGCCGCCCTCGGAGCAAACTTCCACGTCCACTCGTCGTCCTCACTCGCCATCCGTGTCGTCGTCCATCATCGCGATAACTTCCTCGCGGGACACGAGTTCCTCCTCGCCGGTCCGAAGCCCATGCTCGCTGGCGGCAATCTGCTTCCAGCCCTCACGTGAGAATTCGGGGTGCTTGACGGCGTCCCGTGCCGCATAGCGGAGGAACTCGCTGCGCGAGT encodes:
- a CDS encoding type II toxin-antitoxin system RelE family toxin, whose product is MASEDDEWTWKFAPRAAKQFDNLEHHVQDRIVSKLDEIIDDPWRDPGDYLEPLTGGPFEKLRVGQYRLACVLDHDALILEVHRIEHRSGAYTADD
- a CDS encoding ribbon-helix-helix domain-containing protein — encoded protein: MSDAETSTGDDGPDTVQINLRLTQAFLDDIDATWEEQGFNSRSEFLRYAARDAVKHPEFSREGWKQIAASEHGLRTGEEELVSREEVIAMMDDDTDGE